One stretch of Exiguobacterium sp. FSL W8-0210 DNA includes these proteins:
- a CDS encoding peroxiredoxin family protein: MASSLELLNKTPEITLSRVTGGDFSLKDSMSQSTDWHLIIFFRGSWCSVCVQDLKELESQHGYFQKKGIRLVTISTDRIEDLKKMVEDNALSFPVLHDDSLQSLSDYGVKYHGPDAPYNDHGEHGEPAYFLIDENGRLLYQQIQTSPFGRPTATELRKIVQYIKKNLK; this comes from the coding sequence ATGGCAAGTTCACTTGAATTGTTAAACAAAACTCCAGAGATAACTCTCTCTCGAGTCACAGGGGGAGACTTCTCCTTGAAAGACTCGATGTCCCAAAGCACTGATTGGCATTTAATCATTTTCTTCCGTGGTTCTTGGTGTTCGGTCTGTGTCCAAGACTTAAAAGAGCTAGAAAGTCAACACGGGTACTTTCAGAAGAAAGGAATTCGACTCGTAACAATTTCGACTGATCGCATAGAAGATTTGAAAAAAATGGTGGAAGATAATGCGCTCAGTTTCCCTGTTCTCCATGATGATTCACTTCAATCGTTAAGCGATTACGGAGTGAAGTATCATGGCCCCGATGCTCCATATAACGACCACGGCGAGCATGGGGAACCGGCCTACTTCCTCATCGACGAGAACGGCCGCCTGTTGTATCAACAGATCCAGACGAGCCCATTCGGCCGCCCGACCGCGACCGAGCTCCGGAAAATCGTCCAGTACATCAAAAAGAATCTCAAATGA
- a CDS encoding OsmC family protein yields MYTEGISHNHEVIIDEPKNMGGTDQGANPLATLLISLTGCENAIANFVAKEIDFDLQGIEFEVKGDIDPRGMMGEEGIRPYFQKITVDAKVSTSETEARVQELQKIVDARCPIYTTMVAADVEMVANWSKA; encoded by the coding sequence ATGTACACAGAAGGGATTTCTCACAATCATGAAGTAATTATTGATGAGCCAAAGAATATGGGAGGTACTGATCAAGGTGCAAATCCGTTGGCAACACTTTTGATTTCGTTGACAGGTTGTGAGAATGCGATTGCAAACTTTGTGGCGAAGGAAATCGATTTTGACTTACAAGGGATTGAGTTCGAAGTGAAAGGCGACATTGATCCAAGAGGAATGATGGGGGAAGAAGGAATCCGTCCGTATTTCCAAAAAATCACTGTGGATGCCAAGGTAAGCACTAGTGAAACAGAAGCACGTGTACAAGAACTTCAAAAGATAGTAGACGCTCGTTGTCCGATCTATACCACTATGGTGGCAGCGGATGTGGAAATGGTCGCCAACTGGTCAAAGGCTTAA
- a CDS encoding ImmA/IrrE family metallo-endopeptidase, with protein sequence MAKMKTNEERKADLEALTEQMGKQIDSYFESPEKIREHLQFLGKFHQYSMRNAILIESQFPGAVAVGSYLFWEKQGAQVQKGERGIKVFVPSPVTYALHKDEWVPLSKASKPIKDGVKQGRIPSRKMMYFKIGHVFEYTQTDAREKGIEVSDIFKRYHRDGGIENEQDIRDALTTLADARNVTLLEEPLDEIGTAKGCYYPELHAIALNPRNTSIEDVNVLIHELAHAELHNQERNFERNKPLTAPEKEFQAEMVAYVVSHQLGFPTDDFSLSYLAGWTKDKELLDKEQLLQEVHQTSAAFLDHIESHLEKAHTLEQEKEQTPLEYLKQLDRRMGWKDVDLSLYERLHALQNVFPEEVEPYLNAKAALETNLKVDRVDEPLMYIHDKGFGFQSFGVANNHDFSEDALVAYTVALPNQLLISGHFDPERTVHPLHDLEKNNRLENPILRSLEERWHDVLLVEEKKSLSKTIKFVTERQL encoded by the coding sequence ATGGCCAAGATGAAGACGAACGAAGAACGGAAAGCCGATCTCGAGGCCTTGACAGAACAGATGGGAAAACAGATTGACAGCTACTTCGAGAGTCCGGAGAAAATTCGGGAACATCTCCAGTTTCTCGGCAAGTTTCATCAGTACTCGATGCGAAACGCGATCTTGATCGAGTCCCAATTCCCCGGAGCAGTCGCGGTCGGCTCTTATCTGTTCTGGGAGAAGCAAGGCGCACAGGTTCAAAAAGGTGAACGTGGCATCAAAGTATTCGTCCCAAGTCCAGTGACGTACGCCCTGCATAAAGATGAGTGGGTGCCGCTCAGCAAGGCATCGAAGCCAATCAAGGACGGCGTGAAGCAAGGACGCATCCCGTCACGCAAGATGATGTACTTCAAAATCGGTCACGTGTTCGAGTACACGCAGACCGACGCGCGCGAAAAAGGAATCGAGGTCTCGGACATTTTCAAACGGTATCACCGGGACGGCGGGATTGAGAACGAACAAGACATCCGTGACGCCTTAACGACGCTCGCGGATGCCCGGAATGTGACGCTATTGGAGGAACCGCTCGATGAGATCGGGACTGCGAAGGGTTGTTACTATCCGGAGCTACATGCGATCGCCTTGAACCCGCGGAACACATCGATTGAGGACGTCAACGTCCTGATTCACGAACTCGCCCACGCAGAGCTACACAACCAAGAGCGGAACTTTGAGCGGAACAAACCACTCACGGCACCCGAGAAGGAGTTCCAAGCCGAGATGGTCGCCTATGTCGTCTCACATCAGCTCGGGTTCCCGACGGACGACTTCTCGCTCTCCTATCTGGCCGGTTGGACGAAAGACAAGGAACTCCTCGACAAGGAACAACTGTTGCAGGAAGTCCACCAGACATCCGCAGCTTTCCTCGATCACATCGAGTCTCATCTCGAGAAAGCTCACACCTTGGAGCAGGAGAAAGAACAGACGCCACTCGAATATCTTAAACAACTGGACCGACGCATGGGATGGAAAGACGTCGACCTCAGTCTCTATGAACGATTGCATGCATTACAAAACGTGTTTCCAGAAGAAGTAGAACCTTACTTGAACGCAAAAGCGGCCCTCGAGACGAACCTGAAGGTGGATCGTGTCGATGAGCCGCTCATGTATATTCATGATAAAGGGTTCGGGTTCCAGTCATTCGGTGTCGCCAACAATCATGACTTCAGTGAAGATGCACTCGTCGCCTATACTGTCGCACTACCCAACCAGCTGTTGATCAGCGGTCACTTCGATCCCGAGAGGACCGTTCACCCATTACATGACCTTGAAAAAAACAATCGATTAGAGAACCCAATTTTAAGGTCTCTTGAGGAGCGTTGGCATGATGTCCTGCTCGTTGAAGAAAAAAAGTCGCTTTCAAAAACAATAAAATTCGTCACCGAACGACAATTGTAG
- the mobP2 gene encoding MobP2 family relaxase produces the protein MRETPGVVIKSKFKVPGTKKKSRRYTTYLDYINRPDAKDTREQFETYHDYMEDETKSSGLFTREEDRLNDEKRRTVRDIFKHAQENGSILWQDVISFDNAWLRETGVLHDDLVDEKRLIQATRNAVDSMLQKEKMVHAYWTGAVHYNTDNIHVHVAIVETSHMRERGKRKPKSIELMKSKVIHSLADRTKEQEKLNAFIRDELVAHKRNRKIPTLQNRVLHPDLVRQFKDIYERLPEDKRQWRYNMNGMQPLRESLDRLTDRYIDIHFKSEFQAFNERLEQEVSFHRRSYGDTEKAERYRTTKRQDLYTRMGNTILSEMRDLSKEQTIVEKNGAPKHPVRRAFNQQKMFNESLYRIERHMNNEFEHLKNQRAFEQLERDLEYGK, from the coding sequence ATGCGTGAGACGCCGGGTGTCGTCATCAAGTCGAAGTTCAAGGTGCCGGGCACGAAAAAGAAGTCGCGTCGCTACACGACGTACCTAGACTACATCAATCGACCGGACGCGAAAGACACTCGGGAACAGTTCGAGACGTATCACGACTATATGGAAGACGAGACGAAATCGAGCGGTTTGTTCACACGCGAGGAAGATCGATTGAACGACGAAAAGCGTCGCACCGTCCGTGACATCTTCAAACACGCGCAAGAGAACGGGAGCATCCTCTGGCAGGACGTCATCTCGTTCGATAACGCCTGGCTTCGCGAGACCGGTGTACTTCACGACGATCTCGTCGACGAGAAACGATTGATCCAGGCGACACGAAACGCGGTCGATTCGATGCTTCAAAAAGAGAAGATGGTCCATGCCTACTGGACCGGTGCCGTGCATTACAACACCGACAATATCCACGTGCATGTCGCCATCGTCGAGACGAGCCACATGCGTGAGCGTGGCAAACGAAAACCGAAATCGATTGAGCTGATGAAGTCGAAGGTCATCCATTCCCTCGCCGACCGGACGAAAGAACAGGAGAAGCTGAACGCGTTCATAAGAGACGAACTGGTCGCGCATAAACGGAACCGGAAGATTCCAACGCTCCAGAACCGTGTCCTGCATCCCGACCTCGTCCGTCAATTCAAGGACATCTATGAACGCTTGCCGGAAGACAAACGTCAATGGCGCTACAACATGAACGGGATGCAGCCGCTCCGTGAGTCGCTCGACCGTCTGACCGACCGCTACATCGACATTCACTTCAAATCAGAGTTTCAAGCCTTCAACGAGCGACTCGAACAGGAGGTGTCGTTCCATCGTCGCAGCTACGGCGACACGGAGAAGGCCGAGCGGTACCGGACGACGAAACGACAGGACCTCTACACCCGGATGGGGAATACCATCCTCTCCGAGATGCGCGACTTGTCAAAAGAACAAACGATAGTTGAGAAAAATGGAGCTCCAAAACATCCGGTCAGACGTGCATTCAACCAACAAAAAATGTTCAACGAATCACTCTACCGGATTGAGCGGCACATGAACAACGAATTCGAACACTTAAAGAACCAACGTGCTTTCGAACAGTTGGAACGAGACCTCGAATATGGAAAGTGA